From a region of the Nyctibius grandis isolate bNycGra1 chromosome 10, bNycGra1.pri, whole genome shotgun sequence genome:
- the TWF2 gene encoding twinfilin-2 isoform X1: protein MTHQTGIHATTELRDFFAKARNGSVRLIKVIIEDEQLVLGAHKELSRRWDADYDAFVLPLLDEQQPCYVLYRLDSQNAQGYEWIFVSWSPDSSPVRLKMLYAATRATVKKEFGGGHIKDEMFGTVKEDVSLSGYQKHVSSCAAPAPLTAAEQELQQIRINEVKTEISVESKHQTLQGLAFPLQLDAQQAIQALKQKKINYIQLKLDLERETIDLVHTSPTEITDLPKRIPQDSARYHFFLYKHSHEGDYLESVVFIYSMPGYKCSIKERMLYSSCKSRLLDTVEQEFCLEIAKKIEIDDGAELTAEFLYEEVHPKQHAFKQAFAKPKGPVGKRGQKRLIKGPGENGEDS from the exons AACAGCTTGTGCTGGGAGCCCACAAAGAGCTGTCCCGGCGCTGGGACGCTGACTACGATGCCTTTGTGCTGCCCTTGCTGGATGAGCAGCAGCCGTGCTACGTGCTGTACCGCCTGGACAGCCAGAATGCCCAGGGCTACGAGTGGATCTTCGTCTCCTGGTCCCCCGACAGCTCCCCG GTCCGGCTGAAGATGCTGTACGCCGCCACCAGAGCGACGGTGAAGAAGGAGTTTGGCGGGGGGCACATAAAGGATGAGATGTTTGGGACGGTGAAG GAGGACGTGTCCCTGAGCGGCTACCAAAAGCATGTGTCCTCCtgcgccgccccggccccgctgacCGCAGCCGAGCAGGAGCTCCAGCAGATCCGCATCAATGAG GTGAAGACAGAGATCAGCGTGGAGAGCAAGCACCAGACCCTGCAGGGCCTGGCCTTCCCCCTCCAGCTGGATGCTCAGCAAGCCATCCAGGCGctcaagcagaagaaaatcaacTACATCCAGCTG AAGCTGGATTTGGAGCGGGAGACCATCGACCTGGTGCACACGAGCCCCACGGAGATCACCGACCTGCCCAAGAGGATCCCCCAGGACTCAGCTCGCTACCATTTCTTCTTGTACAAGCACTCGCACGAGGGAGACTACCTGGAGTCTGTCG TCTTTATCTACTCCATGCCTGGGTACAAATGCAGCATCAAGGAGCGCATGCTCTACTCCAGCTGCAAGAGCCGGTTGCTGGACACCGTGGAGCAGGAGTTTTGCCTGGAGATAGCCAAGAAG ATCGAGATCGATGATGGCGCCGAGCTGACGGCGGAGTTCCTCTACGAGGAGGTGCACCCCAAGCAGCACGCCTTCAAGCAGGCCTTCGCCAAGCCCAAGGGGCCCGTGGGCAAACGGGGACAGAAGCGGCTGATCAAGGGGCCGGGCGAGAACGGCGAGGACAGTTAG
- the TWF2 gene encoding twinfilin-2 isoform X2: MTHQTGIHATTELRDFFAKARNGSVRLIKVIIEDEQLVLGAHKELSRRWDADYDAFVLPLLDEQQPCYVLYRLDSQNAQGYEWIFVSWSPDSSPVRLKMLYAATRATVKKEFGGGHIKDEMFGTVKEDVSLSGYQKHVSSCAAPAPLTAAEQELQQIRINEGQVSQDLPSLASSRETVRLRPPGVSVCPPPLLVSHEPPPLSPHGVPLTVCLLSPRWQDSRSQDSSTEMVKTEISVESKHQTLQGLAFPLQLDAQQAIQALKQKKINYIQLKLDLERETIDLVHTSPTEITDLPKRIPQDSARYHFFLYKHSHEGDYLESVVFIYSMPGYKCSIKERMLYSSCKSRLLDTVEQEFCLEIAKKIEIDDGAELTAEFLYEEVHPKQHAFKQAFAKPKGPVGKRGQKRLIKGPGENGEDS; the protein is encoded by the exons AACAGCTTGTGCTGGGAGCCCACAAAGAGCTGTCCCGGCGCTGGGACGCTGACTACGATGCCTTTGTGCTGCCCTTGCTGGATGAGCAGCAGCCGTGCTACGTGCTGTACCGCCTGGACAGCCAGAATGCCCAGGGCTACGAGTGGATCTTCGTCTCCTGGTCCCCCGACAGCTCCCCG GTCCGGCTGAAGATGCTGTACGCCGCCACCAGAGCGACGGTGAAGAAGGAGTTTGGCGGGGGGCACATAAAGGATGAGATGTTTGGGACGGTGAAG GAGGACGTGTCCCTGAGCGGCTACCAAAAGCATGTGTCCTCCtgcgccgccccggccccgctgacCGCAGCCGAGCAGGAGCTCCAGCAGATCCGCATCAATGAG GGTCAAGTGTCCCAG GACCTGCCTTCCCTGGCCTCCAGCAGAGAGACGGTACGCCTCCGTCCTCCCGGCGTGTCCGTGTGTCCCCCTCCCCTTCTCGTTTCACACGAGCCCCCCCCTCTGTCCCCGCACGGGGTGCCGTTGACCGTGTGTCTCCTCTCCCCACGCTGGCAGGATTCCCGTTCCCAGGACTCGAGCACTGAGATG GTGAAGACAGAGATCAGCGTGGAGAGCAAGCACCAGACCCTGCAGGGCCTGGCCTTCCCCCTCCAGCTGGATGCTCAGCAAGCCATCCAGGCGctcaagcagaagaaaatcaacTACATCCAGCTG AAGCTGGATTTGGAGCGGGAGACCATCGACCTGGTGCACACGAGCCCCACGGAGATCACCGACCTGCCCAAGAGGATCCCCCAGGACTCAGCTCGCTACCATTTCTTCTTGTACAAGCACTCGCACGAGGGAGACTACCTGGAGTCTGTCG TCTTTATCTACTCCATGCCTGGGTACAAATGCAGCATCAAGGAGCGCATGCTCTACTCCAGCTGCAAGAGCCGGTTGCTGGACACCGTGGAGCAGGAGTTTTGCCTGGAGATAGCCAAGAAG ATCGAGATCGATGATGGCGCCGAGCTGACGGCGGAGTTCCTCTACGAGGAGGTGCACCCCAAGCAGCACGCCTTCAAGCAGGCCTTCGCCAAGCCCAAGGGGCCCGTGGGCAAACGGGGACAGAAGCGGCTGATCAAGGGGCCGGGCGAGAACGGCGAGGACAGTTAG